A stretch of DNA from Leptolyngbyaceae cyanobacterium:
ATATTCCCTAGCGCCTTTTCCCAAAGAGAACAGTTTTTGACTTTGAGAAGGACCTTCCAAAAAGTGACAGCATTCTTTTGCTCGGTCTTGTATAGAATGTTAACCACTCTCACCAGTTTAGAAAGTCATCCGTACTAACCAAACAGGTGATAGTTGTTAAAACTGAACTGCTGGCATTTCTTTAGCATTCTTCTTTGAGAAGGTTAACTAACACCTGTACCGAAATGCTATTGTTTTATGCTTGATTAACTACTATAACGGCTGACCCAATGACTGCTTTGCCCCTTCCCAGACCATCCTCTCCATCATCAGACGATCGCAACGATACCTCTGCTGACGTGACACCTGTTTTTGCCCTCAAAGAATTGGTAGCGCGTTTACATCGAGAACAGCACAAAATCCAAGACTTACTTAGTTCTCTAGGATTTGCTTTAAGGAGTTTTAATAATCTGAATCAATTTTTAGAGTTGGTTCCTCTGATGGCAACGCGAGTTACCGATGCAGATGGTAGTGCTTTAATTTTGATTAAACCAAACGGTCAAATTAAGTTAGAACAACTCCATTGTCAGGATAGTCTTCAAGGTACGGAAATCCGAAAAGCGATCGAAAAAGCAACTAGTAACTTAAAAAACCTAACGGCGAAAAATTCCACCCAAGCAGGCGAAGCGTTAGTACCTTTAGACTTGAGCGAAGCATCTGGGGTGGAAAAAAAACTAGCACTTTTAGACGAGCAACTAATTAATTGCTTAGGCCCAGATATCCATCTGTTCGGTACTGCTATTTTAGTTAAACAAATAGAAAGGGGACGTTTGTACGTTTTCAGCCCCGATCCCGAGTATAGTTGGACGGAAACCAGGCAAAAGTTAGTTCGCTTAGTAGCAGATCAAACAGCTGTGGCGATCGCAAATGATGAACTAACTGTAGAACTGAGAAAAAAAGAACGTCTCGATCGAGAACTAGAAATTGGTGCGGAAATCCAACAGCGATTGCTTCCTCGCCAATGTCCTCAAATTCCCGGTCTGGCGTTAGCTGCTCGCTGTAAACCGGCTAATCGGGTGGGTGGAGATTATTACGATTTTATCCCGACTTGCCATACTCCCCAAGCTAGTTTGTCTGGCGAAAAGCCCTCTTTATGCAACCGCTGGGGCATAGTGATCGGAGATGTGATGGGCAAAGGTGTTCCGGCTGGTTTAATTATGACCATGACCAGGGGAATGTTGAGGGCAGAAGTACTAAACGGTCATTCTCCAGGTCGAATTTTGCAACATTTGAACCAAGTGATGTACGCCGATTTGGAAAACTCCCATCGCTTCGTAACTTTGTTTTATTCCGAGTACAATTTAGAAACTGGTATCCTTTGTTACAGCAATGCCGCTCACAATCCGCCTTTGTTATGGCAGGCATCTACGCGATCGGTCAAGCGTTTAGATACTTTGGGTATGTTAATTGGTTTGGATACCAATTCGCAGTACGAAGAAGCTCAGGTAGATTTAGCTCCAGGCGATACGTTAATTTATTACACGGATGGGTTTACCGAAGCATCCAATCCTAGTGGAGAGCGTTTTGATGAAGAAAACCTCACTCGTGCTTTCGAGCAAGCTTGTCAGCATTGCCAAGACGTGCAAGCTATTTTAGATTATTTATTCGGTCAAGTACAGCAATTTATCGGTCAGGGAAATCGCAACGGAGATGATATGACGTTAGTAGTAATGCAGATTGCACCGAATGTTTGAATGGAGAAGGGGTTATATATTTGTTTGGAAGGCCCGGTGATTTAATATTTTTTTGGCAATCAAGTTTAGAAAAATTTAGTCAATAATTTGACTTTAGTTTGTTTTGCGATCTAAAACGATAGGTTAGTTCAAAAGTTATAATTAACTCCAAATTGCGCGAGGAAAGATAGTGATGGTTTTTAACCAAATACAGACAATGACTGATTGGATCGGTAGCCAAGCTCACGGAATAAGTTCTTTCCCTCTGTTATTCTCCAAGTTAACTTTTGAGTTAACATTGTTAGCCCAGCAAGTGAGCGATCCGGATTTGTTTGGGCAAGTGCAAAGAGCTTGGAATCATTTTGTTCAGTCAGGACAAATCTGGGCTTTGTTCTTGGGAGTGATTATCGGTTACTTTATTCGAGGCATGACAGGCGTCGGTTAGTGCAAGAAGGCATAATGGCAGTCGGCAGGAGGTAAAAGGAGAAAGTTTGTAAAGTTAGCTTTTTAAGCTTTTTCCACTAGTAAGTTATTTCTGCCATTTCGCACTAGTACATCTGAAGCTTATATTTCCTGCCGCTTCCACAGAAAGTAAGGATTGATAGGTGAGGAAAAAAGATCCAAAAGCTGCATCTAGTAAGCTTTTGAATTTTTCCTATTTAATTTTTAACGTCCTAACACGGCTATTTGGAAAATCAAGAGGGAAAGTTGGATACGGAATTTGCTCAACAATTAGGTGCTACTACCGAATCTAAAACTTGGAGTCAGCGATTTGAATCGGCTTTACATCCGGCGATCGCTAATTTTAATGCGAGTATCGGTTTTGACATAGAATTGATCGAGTACGACCTGACGGGTTCGCAAGCTCATGCAAAGATGCTAGCCCATACAGGTATTATTTCTTCAATCGAGGGAGAACAGATAGTTGCAGGTTTAGAAAAAATCCGTCAAGAATACCGGGAAGGAAAATTTAATCCGGGAGTTGATGCAGAAGACGTTCATTTTGCCGTCGAACGCCGACTGACGGAAATTATCGGTGATGTAGGTAAAAAATTACACACTGCCCGCTCTCGCAACGACCAGGTAGGAACGGATACCAGGCTTTACCTGCGCGATCGAATTTCTCAAATTCGCAGCCAGTTAAGAGAATTCCAAGCTGTACTGCTATCTATAGCTGAAACTAACGTCGAAACTTTGATCCCCGGTTATACTCACCTACAACGCGCTCAGCCAGTCAGTTTAGCCCATCACCTGCTGGCTTATTTTGAAATGTTACAACGGGACTGGGAACGACTGGGGGAAATCGATCGGAGAGTAAACGTTTCTCCGTTAGGTGCTGGTGCTTTGGCTGGGACGACTTTTCCTATTGACAGGCATTTCACGGCTAAAGAGTTGCATTTCGGTAACGTTTATGCGAACAGTTTGGATGCTGTTAGCGATCGCGATTTCGCGATCGAATTCCTCTGTGCCGCCAGCTTAATTATGGTTCACTTAAGCCGCCTGAGTGAAGAAGTAATTATGTGGGCATCTGAGGAATTTCGCTTTATCACTTTGAAAGATAGCTGCGCCACGGGTTCTAGCATCATGCCTCAAAAGAAAAATCCCGACGTGGCAGAATTAGTACGGGGCAAAAGCGGCAGGGTTTTCGGTCACCTGCAAGCCATGCTAGTCCTGATGAAAGGACTGCCTTTGGCTTATAACAAAGATTTGCAAGAAGATAAAGAAGCGCTTTTTGATGGGGTGAAGACTGTAAAAGCTTGCTTAGAAGCAATGACTATTCTTTTTCAAGAGGGAATTGAATTCCGGAAAAACCGTTTGGCAGAAGCCGTAGCAGAAGACTTTTCCAATGCTACAGATGTAGCTGACTACCTAGCCGCCAAAGGAGTACCTTTTCGAGAAGCGTACAACTTAGTGGGGAAAGTGGTTAAAACGAGCATTGCCGGGGGGAAACTCCTCAAGGATTTAACCTTAGAGGAGTGGAAAGCTTTGCACCCAGCTTTTGAAGCCGATATCTATGAAGCGATCGCTCCACAGCGAGTAGTAGCGGCTCGCAATAGCTATGGTGGCACGGGCTTTGAGCAAGTGAAACAAGCTCTTCAAGCAGCTAAATCTCGGCTTTCCTTCCAGTGAACGTGAAGCACCCGCAACCAAACCTTTAGGTATGGTTGGGGTTTCCAAGTTCAACTTAGCGTTCCCAGCGATCGTCACTTCAGAAGAAAGGTTAAAGAGATCCTAAAGCGAGCAATGGTTCGAGATCGTCGATCGCGACAATCTCAAACCTTGATTATTCTTGCTTTTCAAAATCCTCGCTTTGATTGTCAAACTGATCTTGATTCTTCTTACCACCTCTCCAAGACTGATTCTTGGAGAAACGCCCTGTATTTTGTTTGCGAAACTTTCGAGCATAGGCTTTGTTGCGCTGCGCTTTTTCTTTTTTTAGGTTGCGGCGCTTAGACATTTTGACCTCAATTGAATAAACAACAAAAACAGATGGACTGGGCTAGACAGGTTTTTTACCCATATTGCCCTGTCCGAATATGGGTAGTATGGTGTTTTGGTAATAAATCGCTGCTCAAACTTACTGCGGCGATACTTGTATCCAAAAACATCCATCTCGATCGCTGATTTCAGACTTCCGTTCATTGAGAAATGTTTAAGAAACAAAGGCTTCTCAACACTCCTCAAAACCTGCCATGAAAAAGCCGATCCACAGGTATGGTTCCACTGCCAAAGTTATTTTACCTTGGAATATCTGCCATTCGATAGATGAAAACCTACCTATTGGAAAGGAATAGGGCGACAACTCGTTCGCCTAAAGTGACCGAACTTCATCTGTTCTGACGATCATAACAGCCAGCCAGCCAAAAGTGGAAAACCTGGCCTCGAATGGTAAGGAAGTTGGATTTGTGTTTATTTAGAACTAAAATAGCCTACGATCGTCTAACAGGCTGGTTAGGTTACCAACTTTTGTTGTCCTGTTTCTTTCTCATTTTCCTAGAAATTAAGAAATAAACGGGTATCCTGAAGTATGAGCGCCCGAAAATAATATTAAAATTGGAAGCATTTTTTTTATGCTTTAAAATAACCTCCCAGAAACCAAAATTTCTTTTTAGTTTTACTGTTACCGATCGTGCCTATGTTTCGATTATGGCAATTTATACAAACTGTACTAGGTATTTTATTTCGCCATCCCATTACTGGTACAACGATCATCCCGATTTTACCTGATGGCCGAATTGTATTTATTCGGCGGCGCGAT
This window harbors:
- the argH gene encoding argininosuccinate lyase is translated as MENQEGKLDTEFAQQLGATTESKTWSQRFESALHPAIANFNASIGFDIELIEYDLTGSQAHAKMLAHTGIISSIEGEQIVAGLEKIRQEYREGKFNPGVDAEDVHFAVERRLTEIIGDVGKKLHTARSRNDQVGTDTRLYLRDRISQIRSQLREFQAVLLSIAETNVETLIPGYTHLQRAQPVSLAHHLLAYFEMLQRDWERLGEIDRRVNVSPLGAGALAGTTFPIDRHFTAKELHFGNVYANSLDAVSDRDFAIEFLCAASLIMVHLSRLSEEVIMWASEEFRFITLKDSCATGSSIMPQKKNPDVAELVRGKSGRVFGHLQAMLVLMKGLPLAYNKDLQEDKEALFDGVKTVKACLEAMTILFQEGIEFRKNRLAEAVAEDFSNATDVADYLAAKGVPFREAYNLVGKVVKTSIAGGKLLKDLTLEEWKALHPAFEADIYEAIAPQRVVAARNSYGGTGFEQVKQALQAAKSRLSFQ
- a CDS encoding GAF domain-containing SpoIIE family protein phosphatase, with the translated sequence MTALPLPRPSSPSSDDRNDTSADVTPVFALKELVARLHREQHKIQDLLSSLGFALRSFNNLNQFLELVPLMATRVTDADGSALILIKPNGQIKLEQLHCQDSLQGTEIRKAIEKATSNLKNLTAKNSTQAGEALVPLDLSEASGVEKKLALLDEQLINCLGPDIHLFGTAILVKQIERGRLYVFSPDPEYSWTETRQKLVRLVADQTAVAIANDELTVELRKKERLDRELEIGAEIQQRLLPRQCPQIPGLALAARCKPANRVGGDYYDFIPTCHTPQASLSGEKPSLCNRWGIVIGDVMGKGVPAGLIMTMTRGMLRAEVLNGHSPGRILQHLNQVMYADLENSHRFVTLFYSEYNLETGILCYSNAAHNPPLLWQASTRSVKRLDTLGMLIGLDTNSQYEEAQVDLAPGDTLIYYTDGFTEASNPSGERFDEENLTRAFEQACQHCQDVQAILDYLFGQVQQFIGQGNRNGDDMTLVVMQIAPNV